The sequence TGGCCAAATGTTACTTTGCACGCAAGCAGTATGATGAGGCGGAACGCCGCCTGAAGCGGGTGCTCCGGCTCGAACCCACCTTTTTGCAGGCCCACAAGTTGTACAGCGATCTGATGGCAGAGATCGGCTGGACCCAGTCCAGCCATAACAGTCTGCGTAGAATACACGAGATCGATCCGCTTTTTCCATTGACCCTTGAGGAGGCGCCTACGGGCGCTGCGGTCGATAGCTATGCCGCTTCTCCCATGACGCCCTCTGCGCCCAGCGCTCTGGAACTGGACACGGTGATGGATGCCTATCCGGTGGATGCGGACAAGGTCAGTGAAGATCTGTTTGAAGCGCCGGCGGCTGTCAGCGCATCGCCGGCGCGAGCCGCAGCCTCCCCGGACCTGGAACCGGAATCAGCCATGGATTTTCCGGACGATGATTTTGAAAAGGAAGAGGCCCGTTTTTCCAAGATCCTCGATGACCTTTTCAGTCCGCGCATGGCAGAGGAAGAGCGCGCTCAGGATGAGACGCGTTCTGTTATCGAACGTGCGGCGCGCAGCCAGGAGCCGCCTCCGCTCGAACCACCTTTTGTCAAGCCGGAGCCGGTGCTTCCGCCGCCTGCGCCCTCTCTGGCCGACCGGCTGAGCGATCGGGCGGCCCCAGCGCGGCCCGTCCGCATCGAGGCGGCGCCGCCTGTTCCACCACCGTTGAAAGAAAAACCGGAACCGCCCAGACCTGCTCCGCCGTTCAGTCCTCCTCCGCCAAAGCCGGTTAGGGAAGATCCCTTTGCAGCCAGGCTTGAAGACGAAAAATCCTTTGAGGCTGAGGAGAAAGAATTCAGCTCCTTTCTTTCCACTTTGGATGACATGGACGAGGCGGACGGGCCGATCTCTTTCGACAGCCAGCTGATGAATCCTTCCGCGGATTCCGAGATCGCCGAACAAACAGACGAGTCGGGCTTGGATTTTCCTGCGGATGAGATGGATACGCCCATCAACGCCAGGAGCCGCACGGAAAAACCAAAAGAAAAATTCGTCACGCCCACGCTGGGTGAGATCTATGCCGCTCAAGGTCAGTACGCCAAAGCCATCAGCGTTTTTGAGCTGTTGCTGAAAAAGAACCCGGAAAACGAATGGTATAAAACCAAATTGGAGTATCTGAAGAAAAAAA is a genomic window of bacterium containing:
- a CDS encoding tetratricopeptide repeat protein translates to MQGNLTSEIKKLNEHLQQKPSSMLFARLADRYLALNEIEKAIDICQSGLRHHPDYSSAHFVLAKCYFARKQYDEAERRLKRVLRLEPTFLQAHKLYSDLMAEIGWTQSSHNSLRRIHEIDPLFPLTLEEAPTGAAVDSYAASPMTPSAPSALELDTVMDAYPVDADKVSEDLFEAPAAVSASPARAAASPDLEPESAMDFPDDDFEKEEARFSKILDDLFSPRMAEEERAQDETRSVIERAARSQEPPPLEPPFVKPEPVLPPPAPSLADRLSDRAAPARPVRIEAAPPVPPPLKEKPEPPRPAPPFSPPPPKPVREDPFAARLEDEKSFEAEEKEFSSFLSTLDDMDEADGPISFDSQLMNPSADSEIAEQTDESGLDFPADEMDTPINARSRTEKPKEKFVTPTLGEIYAAQGQYAKAISVFELLLKKNPENEWYKTKLEYLKKKNQEEKS